A region of bacterium DNA encodes the following proteins:
- a CDS encoding radical SAM protein translates to MKTLLLIYPPLVKACEPPVGIARLAACVRNQGVHCDLWDANWEGQMALLQLSAQTGQNLPRTRQARSRMHQDLDYLCRLDGYSSFDRYRLAVHRLNHLMRVAAKPFSCSAGLADFLHQRLQPVASDDLFQAAEHPEELPFHSFYQEQLQRRLYHNCPDLIGISLNYLSQALCAFSLIGIVRRLIPRVPLILGGGLITSWMCRPGWRNPFAGLVDDLVAGPGETALLKRLNIIKPPAAVAPDYDPLPLQRYFSPGITLPYNASFGCYWNRCAFCPEKTEGRRFRPETMNRISKDLQTLVDRYHPRLLHLTDNALSPRLLHHLINHPPNTPWYGFTRITSALADPDFCRSLKKAGCVMLKLGVESGDDDVLHGMNKGHTVALASSVLHQLHSAGIAAFVYLLFGTPWEDESSAQATLEFVVRHQREIAFINPAIFNQPIEPEQTAQPFYSGDLSLYTDYEHPRAWSREQVRRFLDRGFKRHPAVAAILRRTPPFFTSNHAPFFCNDGRER, encoded by the coding sequence GTGAAGACCCTTCTGCTGATATACCCGCCGCTGGTCAAAGCCTGCGAACCGCCCGTCGGCATCGCCCGGCTGGCCGCCTGTGTCCGGAATCAGGGCGTTCACTGCGATTTATGGGATGCTAATTGGGAAGGCCAGATGGCGTTGTTGCAGCTTTCAGCGCAGACAGGTCAAAACCTGCCCCGCACCCGCCAGGCCCGCAGTCGCATGCACCAGGACCTGGATTATCTATGTCGTCTGGACGGCTATTCCTCCTTTGATCGCTATCGATTGGCCGTCCATCGCCTCAATCATCTGATGCGCGTCGCAGCTAAACCGTTCTCCTGTTCCGCCGGCCTGGCGGATTTCCTCCACCAGCGTCTGCAGCCGGTGGCCAGCGATGATCTGTTTCAGGCAGCCGAACATCCCGAAGAACTTCCTTTCCACTCTTTTTACCAGGAACAGCTGCAGCGCCGGCTTTATCACAACTGCCCGGACCTGATCGGTATCTCGCTAAACTATCTCAGCCAGGCTCTGTGCGCATTCAGCCTCATCGGCATAGTCCGCCGGTTGATCCCCCGCGTTCCTCTGATACTCGGCGGCGGACTAATCACCTCGTGGATGTGCCGGCCAGGGTGGCGCAACCCATTTGCCGGACTCGTGGATGATTTGGTAGCCGGGCCCGGTGAAACCGCACTGCTGAAACGGCTGAACATCATCAAACCACCGGCTGCCGTAGCGCCAGACTATGACCCACTGCCCCTGCAGCGCTATTTTTCCCCCGGCATCACGCTGCCCTACAACGCCTCCTTCGGATGCTATTGGAACCGTTGCGCGTTCTGCCCGGAGAAAACCGAAGGACGACGGTTCCGACCCGAAACCATGAACCGCATCTCCAAGGACCTGCAGACGCTGGTGGACCGCTATCACCCGCGGCTCCTGCATCTGACCGACAACGCTTTGTCGCCCAGGCTGTTGCATCATCTAATCAACCATCCGCCGAACACGCCGTGGTACGGATTCACCCGCATCACCTCAGCTCTGGCTGACCCAGATTTCTGCCGGTCGTTGAAAAAAGCCGGCTGCGTCATGCTCAAGCTGGGCGTTGAATCCGGCGATGATGACGTGCTGCACGGGATGAACAAGGGACATACGGTAGCCCTGGCGAGCAGCGTTCTACATCAGCTGCACAGCGCCGGCATCGCCGCATTCGTCTATCTGCTTTTCGGCACCCCCTGGGAGGACGAATCCTCGGCGCAGGCCACGCTGGAGTTTGTCGTCCGACATCAACGCGAGATCGCCTTCATCAATCCGGCGATTTTCAATCAGCCCATCGAACCGGAGCAGACGGCACAGCCATTCTATAGCGGCGATCTTTCGCTGTACACGGACTATGAACATCCGCGCGCATGGTCGCGCGAACAGGTCCGTCGTTTTCTCGACCGCGGCTTTAAACGGCATCCAGCGGTCGCCGCCATCCTGCGCCGTACACCGCCGTTCTTCACTTCAAACCATGCTCCTTTTTTCTGCAACGATGGGAGAGAAAGATGA
- a CDS encoding cupin domain-containing protein: MKTAEYWIEQLQLQPHPEGGWFREIYRSSEHIEAKALPKRFSGPRCFSTSIYFLLRKGQPSHLHRIASDEIWHYYCGSPLTLFMIQPQGDLSAVRLGPDPEKDEQLQQVMPAGCWFGAMVDDPDSFTLVGCTVAPGFEYSDFELGDRDQLFKHYPQHRALIERLTPCKK, translated from the coding sequence ATGAAAACCGCAGAATACTGGATCGAACAACTGCAGCTGCAGCCGCATCCGGAGGGCGGATGGTTTCGCGAAATCTATCGCAGCAGCGAGCACATCGAGGCCAAGGCGCTGCCGAAGCGGTTCTCCGGGCCGCGCTGTTTCAGCACCAGCATCTATTTCCTGCTGCGTAAGGGACAGCCCTCCCATCTGCATCGCATAGCGTCGGATGAGATCTGGCATTACTACTGCGGCAGCCCGCTGACGCTGTTCATGATTCAACCGCAGGGCGACTTGTCTGCTGTCAGACTCGGGCCGGACCCGGAAAAAGACGAACAGCTGCAACAGGTTATGCCCGCCGGCTGCTGGTTCGGCGCCATGGTTGATGATCCAGACTCCTTTACCCTGGTCGGTTGCACCGTGGCGCCTGGATTTGAGTATAGCGATTTTGAACTGGGAGACCGCGATCAACTGTTCAAACACTATCCGCAACATCGCGCTCTGATCGAACGGTTGACCCCCTGCAAGAAATGA